In one Roseburia intestinalis L1-82 genomic region, the following are encoded:
- a CDS encoding penicillin-binding transpeptidase domain-containing protein, with amino-acid sequence MFDNIKEACRMFFKSRLVVATVVMILLFSILLWRIFSLQIVNGKEYQDNYTFKIVKERTLNSTRGNIYDRNGNLLAYNELAYSITIEDNGTYSSTKAKNAAINAEIAQVVTALEENGDSIVNDFKILLDDNGNYSYNIEESGATWKRFLADVFGEASFESMQEDESDIISRNKLDFKPTEATAAQVMQYLAGSNRYAIGTEYDDAMAYKITVVRFSMAQNAYQKYIATTIATNVSEESVAYISEHAAELQGVEVLEDTIRKYNDSEYFSSIIGYTGKISTDEYNKLSETDDSYTLNDVVGKLGIEQYMDSDLKGEKGHEKLYVDYLGKAVKVIEHEEPQAGNDVYLSIDKDLQIAVYKLLEQEIAGIVYSNIDNPGSDINIPITDVYFALINNNVIDFSHFSEENASPTEREVQQIFASRQNAVIEQIRTELTGSAPTPFASMTEEYQDYFTYIIKNMLHDNNILLKKNIDTSDEVYLQWQNGAIGPQEYLNHAIAKGWIDITKFSVSEKYSDSTEIYDALCDYILNDISTDSDFTKIIYEYLIQTDAITGRQLCLILFDQNILAFDEDDIAGLSGGTIAPASFIKEKIQNLEITPAQLALDPCAGSCVITDTKTGEVLALVSYPGYDGNRLANTVDSDYFNSLQQNNARPLYNYATQQRTAPGSTFKMVSATAGLAEHVISTTEQIQDLGVYKNVSNEPRCWIYRSFHGSHGLINVSEALRDSCNYFFYEVGYRLSTNNYAMSYNNDAAENGIEKIQKYASLYGLNETTGIEIEESKPQVADSFPVMAAIGQSNNNYSTIQLARYVTAVANSGTVYNYTLLNKVTDSDGNTLKQYEPEIRNTVDVLSDSDWDAIHTGIRMVVENTKEFDGFPIEAAGKTGTAQEDLKRPNHALFVGYAPYDNPEISIATRIANGYTSHNAAEVSKKILAYYFKVEDADSLLNGQAENINATSNGVND; translated from the coding sequence TTGTTTGATAATATAAAAGAAGCATGCCGTATGTTTTTTAAATCGCGGCTGGTTGTAGCAACAGTTGTGATGATTCTGCTGTTTTCCATTCTTCTGTGGCGTATTTTTTCTCTTCAGATTGTAAATGGAAAAGAATATCAGGACAATTATACGTTCAAAATCGTCAAGGAACGCACCTTAAACAGTACACGCGGAAATATTTATGACCGCAATGGCAACCTGCTCGCCTACAATGAACTGGCATATTCCATTACGATCGAGGATAATGGTACTTACAGTTCTACGAAAGCAAAAAATGCAGCGATCAATGCAGAAATTGCACAGGTCGTAACCGCACTTGAAGAAAATGGAGACTCCATTGTCAACGATTTTAAAATATTGCTGGATGACAATGGCAATTACAGTTATAATATAGAAGAATCCGGCGCAACCTGGAAACGTTTTCTGGCAGATGTGTTTGGAGAGGCTTCATTTGAAAGTATGCAGGAAGATGAATCTGACATCATTTCCCGCAACAAACTTGATTTTAAACCGACGGAAGCAACCGCTGCACAGGTTATGCAATATCTGGCGGGCAGCAACCGTTATGCCATTGGAACCGAATATGATGATGCAATGGCATATAAGATTACTGTTGTACGTTTTTCCATGGCACAAAATGCCTATCAGAAATATATTGCAACAACGATCGCAACGAACGTTTCCGAGGAATCGGTTGCCTATATCAGCGAACACGCTGCAGAATTGCAGGGGGTTGAAGTATTAGAGGATACCATACGAAAGTACAACGATAGTGAATATTTTTCTTCCATTATCGGTTACACCGGAAAAATATCCACCGACGAATACAATAAACTTTCAGAGACAGATGATTCCTATACTTTAAATGACGTAGTCGGTAAACTTGGTATTGAACAGTATATGGACAGCGATTTAAAAGGTGAGAAAGGTCATGAAAAGCTCTATGTGGATTATCTTGGAAAAGCGGTAAAAGTCATTGAACACGAAGAACCGCAGGCAGGAAATGATGTCTATCTGTCTATCGACAAAGATCTTCAGATTGCAGTATATAAGCTTTTAGAGCAGGAGATTGCCGGAATCGTATACTCCAATATTGATAATCCTGGATCAGATATCAATATTCCGATCACAGATGTCTATTTTGCACTGATTAACAATAATGTGATTGATTTTTCACATTTTTCAGAAGAAAATGCATCCCCCACGGAACGGGAAGTACAGCAGATCTTTGCCAGCAGACAAAATGCTGTAATTGAACAGATACGCACCGAACTGACCGGAAGTGCACCGACACCATTTGCATCGATGACAGAGGAATATCAGGATTATTTTACCTATATCATAAAAAATATGCTTCATGATAACAATATCCTGTTAAAGAAAAATATTGATACGTCCGATGAGGTTTACCTTCAATGGCAGAATGGGGCGATTGGCCCGCAGGAGTATTTAAACCATGCAATTGCCAAAGGGTGGATCGACATTACAAAGTTTTCCGTAAGTGAAAAATATTCAGATTCTACTGAAATATATGATGCATTGTGTGATTATATTCTAAATGATATCAGTACAGATTCAGATTTTACAAAAATTATATATGAATATTTAATCCAGACCGATGCAATTACCGGAAGACAGCTTTGTCTGATCTTATTTGATCAGAATATTCTGGCATTTGACGAGGATGATATTGCAGGATTATCAGGCGGCACAATTGCACCGGCTTCCTTTATCAAGGAAAAGATCCAGAATCTTGAAATTACACCGGCACAGCTTGCCTTAGATCCATGTGCGGGCTCCTGTGTGATCACAGATACAAAGACAGGGGAAGTTCTCGCTTTGGTAAGTTATCCTGGATACGACGGTAACAGGCTTGCAAACACCGTCGATTCCGATTACTTCAACAGCCTGCAGCAAAATAATGCAAGACCTCTGTACAATTATGCAACCCAGCAGCGGACGGCACCTGGTTCTACATTTAAAATGGTATCAGCGACGGCAGGTCTTGCAGAACATGTGATCAGTACGACGGAGCAGATCCAGGATCTTGGAGTGTACAAAAACGTAAGCAATGAACCGAGATGCTGGATTTATCGTTCTTTCCACGGATCACATGGTCTTATTAATGTGTCTGAAGCACTTAGAGATTCCTGTAACTACTTCTTCTATGAAGTTGGTTACCGTCTCAGTACCAATAATTATGCAATGAGCTACAATAATGATGCCGCAGAAAACGGTATTGAAAAAATTCAGAAATATGCTTCACTTTATGGCCTGAATGAAACAACCGGCATAGAAATTGAAGAGAGCAAACCGCAGGTCGCAGATAGTTTCCCTGTCATGGCTGCCATTGGTCAGAGTAATAATAACTACTCCACGATACAGCTCGCCAGATATGTTACTGCCGTTGCAAACAGTGGTACCGTATATAATTACACACTTTTAAACAAAGTAACGGATTCTGACGGAAACACATTAAAACAATACGAACCGGAGATACGCAATACCGTGGATGTCTTAAGTGACAGTGACTGGGATGCCATTCATACCGGTATACGCATGGTGGTTGAAAATACAAAAGAATTCGATGGATTTCCAATCGAGGCAGCCGGCAAGACAGGTACGGCACAGGAGGATCTGAAACGGCCAAACCACGCTTTGTTTGTCGGTTATGCTCCGTACGATAATCCTGAAATATCAATTGCAACGCGTATTGCAAATGGATATACTTCCCACAATGCGGCAGAAGTTTCAAAGAAGATCCTTGCATACTATTTCAAAGTTGAAGATGCTGATTCTCTGTTAAACGGACAGGCTGAGAATATTAATGCTACATCAAATGGTGTAAATGATTAA
- a CDS encoding FtsW/RodA/SpoVE family cell cycle protein produces the protein MSKLYKLKNYKFILVIYVLILNTLGVFLVGSASPGDQKKQIIGMVSGIVIMVILSLIDYSFILRFSWIIYLLAVGLLALVLVAGDSSKGAQRWFEIGGIRFQPSELVKILLILFFAYYFMKYEEKINTVRVIVSSFVLLAIPLFLIYKQPNLSTMIVITLVFCALLFMAGLNYKLVVGVLIVCIPVGLIGMTLIIQDKIPFIHAYQLGRIMAWLYPDDYPDLAYQQQNSIMAIGSGLLWGKGLNNTDPTSVKNGNFILEPQNDFIFAVAGEELGFVGSAVIIILLLFITIECIFIARKAKDTAGRLICCGVGALIGFQTFVNIGVASGLLPNTGVTLPFVSYGLTSLWSLYIGIGLVLNVGLQPKKY, from the coding sequence ATGTCTAAACTTTATAAACTAAAGAATTACAAATTCATACTGGTCATATATGTTCTGATATTAAATACCCTGGGGGTCTTTCTGGTTGGGAGCGCAAGCCCCGGGGATCAGAAAAAACAGATCATCGGTATGGTGAGCGGTATTGTCATCATGGTGATTTTATCTCTGATCGATTACAGTTTTATCCTCCGTTTTTCCTGGATCATATATCTGCTGGCAGTCGGTCTCTTAGCACTGGTACTTGTCGCGGGTGATTCTTCAAAAGGAGCACAGCGCTGGTTTGAGATTGGCGGTATCCGCTTTCAGCCATCCGAACTTGTAAAAATACTTTTGATTTTATTTTTCGCGTATTATTTCATGAAATATGAGGAGAAGATCAATACGGTAAGAGTGATTGTTTCTTCGTTTGTGTTACTTGCGATTCCGCTGTTTTTAATCTATAAACAGCCAAATCTGTCGACAATGATTGTAATTACCTTAGTTTTTTGCGCATTATTATTTATGGCAGGCTTAAATTACAAACTGGTCGTCGGTGTGCTGATCGTATGTATTCCGGTCGGACTGATTGGAATGACACTGATCATACAGGATAAAATCCCATTCATCCACGCTTATCAGCTGGGGCGTATCATGGCATGGCTTTATCCGGATGATTATCCGGATCTTGCCTACCAGCAGCAGAATTCGATCATGGCGATCGGTTCCGGACTATTATGGGGAAAAGGACTTAACAATACGGATCCGACTTCGGTCAAAAACGGAAACTTTATTTTGGAACCTCAAAATGACTTTATTTTCGCGGTTGCAGGTGAAGAACTTGGATTTGTGGGCAGTGCAGTGATCATAATTCTCTTGCTTTTCATCACGATTGAGTGTATATTTATTGCTAGAAAAGCAAAAGACACAGCAGGCAGACTGATCTGTTGTGGTGTAGGTGCGCTGATTGGTTTTCAGACTTTTGTCAATATCGGTGTGGCGAGCGGGCTTCTGCCAAATACAGGTGTAACACTTCCGTTTGTCAGCTACGGACTTACATCATTATGGTCTTTGTATATAGGTATCGGGCTTGTCTTAAATGTCGGGCTTCAGCCGAAAAAATATTAA
- the mreD gene encoding rod shape-determining protein MreD: MRRKITVFIIIGVCYLLQTTFFDTLSFASISPNLLIIVTSSFGFMRGRKEGLFIGFFCGLLLDIFGGGVLGFYSLLYMYIGYINGMFRKLFYPEDIKLPLVLIAGSDLSCNLLIYFIMFLFRNRYDFNYYFLQLMIPELVYTMVITIFLYFIILKINQKLEAIEKRSASKFV, translated from the coding sequence ATGAGAAGAAAGATTACCGTATTTATTATTATTGGCGTCTGCTATCTGTTGCAAACGACATTTTTTGACACACTTTCCTTTGCATCCATATCACCAAACCTTCTGATTATCGTAACATCGTCCTTTGGTTTTATGCGTGGACGCAAAGAAGGGCTTTTTATCGGTTTTTTCTGCGGACTGCTCTTAGATATTTTCGGTGGAGGTGTTCTTGGATTTTACAGCCTTTTATATATGTATATCGGTTATATCAATGGAATGTTCCGTAAACTTTTTTATCCGGAAGATATTAAACTGCCGCTTGTCCTGATTGCAGGCAGTGATTTAAGCTGCAACCTTCTGATTTATTTTATCATGTTTCTTTTTCGAAACAGATACGACTTTAACTACTATTTTTTACAATTAATGATACCAGAGTTGGTTTATACCATGGTTATAACAATTTTTTTGTATTTCATAATTTTAAAGATAAACCAGAAACTGGAAGCAATCGAGAAAAGGAGTGCAAGCAAATTTGTTTGA
- the mreC gene encoding rod shape-determining protein MreC, whose translation MKRKPKFVLPTKYILLILSGVCIVAILLSFTLGISGGPLNTVAGYVFIPMQRGINSVGSWIGEKADNLKKLNDVMAENEDLKRQVDDLTTELNTIKLEQYELDNLRELLKLDQKYPSYDKVAANVIGKDGGNWFTNFTIDKGSNDGIEVDMNVIAGSGLVGIVTDVGPNYAKVSAIINDTIKVSGMVTTTSDNLIVNGSLQNMNENMVIEFSNLNDKDNKVAIGDPVVTSYVSNRYQQGILIGYISTLTMDSNNLTKSGTITPAVDFEHIEEVLVILNKKQTAES comes from the coding sequence ATGAAACGAAAACCAAAATTTGTTCTTCCCACAAAATATATATTGCTTATCTTAAGCGGTGTATGTATTGTGGCAATATTACTCAGTTTTACACTCGGCATATCCGGCGGACCATTAAATACTGTCGCCGGATATGTATTTATCCCAATGCAGCGCGGCATTAATTCTGTTGGCAGCTGGATTGGTGAAAAAGCAGACAATCTAAAAAAATTAAATGATGTTATGGCAGAAAATGAAGACCTGAAACGTCAGGTGGATGATCTGACCACGGAATTAAATACCATTAAATTAGAGCAGTACGAGCTTGACAATTTAAGAGAACTTTTAAAACTGGATCAGAAATATCCAAGTTACGATAAAGTTGCAGCAAATGTTATCGGGAAAGACGGCGGCAACTGGTTTACGAATTTTACGATTGACAAGGGATCTAACGATGGAATCGAAGTGGACATGAACGTGATCGCGGGAAGTGGTCTTGTAGGAATTGTCACAGACGTAGGACCAAACTATGCAAAAGTTTCTGCTATCATAAATGATACCATAAAAGTCAGTGGTATGGTTACAACCACATCGGATAACCTGATCGTAAATGGCAGTTTACAGAATATGAATGAAAATATGGTCATTGAATTTTCAAATCTCAATGATAAGGACAATAAAGTTGCCATCGGTGATCCCGTCGTTACTTCTTATGTATCAAACCGCTATCAGCAGGGAATTCTGATCGGTTATATCAGTACACTTACCATGGATTCTAATAATCTTACAAAGTCGGGTACCATTACACCGGCAGTCGATTTTGAGCATATCGAAGAAGTTCTTGTCATTTTAAATAAGAAACAGACAGCAGAATCTTAG
- a CDS encoding rod shape-determining protein codes for MTNNVYGIDLGTCNMKIYCKSSNKILNEKNTIALKNKDEIYAYGNSAYAMYEKAPESIHVTFPVTTGVIADFNNLQSMIQLFLETHVKGSLKGAEFIVAVPTSITEVEKKAFFDMFYKSKMKPKSVLLCEKPIADAVGLGLDVNEPTGIMVVDIGADTTEISVISLGGLVLSDLLHFGGNKIDESIITYVKRNYNLVIGQKTAQSMKERLGSGIPGNEDTMIVVGRDVVSGLPIEMEMSGGVVYEAIKDNLESICNSIKMILEKTPPELAKDIIHSGIYITGGSSQIHDLDKLFADITGIDINTCEEPEECVVRGLVKIVSDSKYKHLAFSMKSKILI; via the coding sequence ATGACAAACAACGTATACGGTATTGATCTTGGAACATGCAATATGAAAATTTACTGCAAGTCTTCCAACAAAATCTTAAATGAGAAAAACACGATCGCATTAAAAAATAAAGATGAGATCTATGCTTATGGTAACTCGGCATACGCAATGTATGAAAAGGCCCCGGAGTCTATCCATGTGACATTCCCTGTTACAACAGGTGTCATCGCAGATTTCAACAATCTTCAGTCCATGATACAGCTTTTCTTAGAAACACATGTCAAGGGAAGCTTAAAGGGGGCAGAATTTATTGTGGCAGTACCGACAAGTATCACAGAAGTAGAGAAAAAAGCGTTTTTTGACATGTTCTATAAGAGCAAGATGAAGCCAAAGAGTGTTCTTTTATGTGAAAAACCAATCGCAGATGCTGTGGGATTGGGATTAGACGTCAATGAACCGACCGGTATCATGGTTGTAGATATCGGTGCAGATACGACCGAGATTTCTGTTATTTCACTTGGAGGACTTGTACTTAGTGATCTTCTCCATTTTGGCGGCAATAAGATTGATGAATCCATCATTACTTATGTAAAACGAAATTATAATCTGGTGATCGGGCAGAAAACGGCACAGAGTATGAAAGAACGTTTGGGTTCCGGTATCCCGGGCAATGAAGATACGATGATCGTTGTCGGCAGAGATGTTGTAAGCGGACTTCCGATCGAAATGGAAATGTCAGGCGGAGTTGTCTATGAAGCAATCAAAGATAATCTCGAAAGTATCTGCAATTCCATCAAAATGATCTTAGAGAAAACACCACCGGAACTTGCAAAAGATATTATCCATTCCGGAATCTATATCACAGGCGGAAGTTCCCAGATTCATGATCTGGATAAATTGTTTGCAGATATCACAGGAATTGATATCAATACCTGTGAAGAACCGGAAGAGTGCGTTGTGCGTGGTCTTGTAAAAATTGTTTCCGACAGCAAATACAAACATCTTGCCTTCAGCATGAAAAGTAAGATCTTGATTTAG
- the minD gene encoding septum site-determining protein MinD, which yields MGEVITFTSGKGGVGKTTTTANVGAGLSLLDKKVVLVDTDIGLRNLDVVMGLENRILYNLVDVLSGRCRAKQAIIRDKRFPNLSVIPSSCTKEKILLDSDQMKHLLDDLRQEFDYILVDSPAGIDQGFLLAITGADRIVVVTTPQIAAIHDADCVLQILKTHYTVKTELLINGFRKHMVKDGDMLNIDDICELLDVPLLGVVPEDEQIIIAQNHGEPLLHLDGNKKNALLSELCYNNIARRITGEEVPLLNYIKQGSIFSKIFFKKKPVKGALHV from the coding sequence ATGGGTGAAGTGATTACTTTTACCTCAGGAAAAGGCGGCGTTGGCAAAACGACAACCACAGCTAACGTTGGCGCAGGACTTTCACTGTTAGATAAAAAAGTCGTATTGGTAGATACTGATATCGGCTTACGAAATCTTGATGTTGTCATGGGACTGGAAAACCGGATCCTCTATAATCTGGTGGATGTGCTAAGCGGCAGATGCAGGGCGAAACAGGCAATCATCCGGGACAAACGATTCCCGAATCTCTCTGTGATACCGTCATCCTGTACAAAAGAAAAAATTCTGCTTGATTCTGATCAGATGAAACATCTGCTTGATGATCTAAGACAGGAATTTGATTATATATTAGTTGACAGTCCCGCAGGTATCGATCAGGGATTTTTACTTGCCATTACGGGAGCCGACCGCATTGTAGTGGTCACAACACCTCAGATTGCAGCCATTCATGATGCTGATTGTGTACTTCAGATATTAAAAACACATTATACGGTAAAAACAGAACTTCTGATCAATGGTTTTCGCAAGCACATGGTAAAAGACGGAGATATGCTAAATATCGATGATATCTGTGAACTTTTAGATGTGCCATTACTTGGTGTCGTGCCGGAAGATGAACAGATCATCATTGCCCAGAACCATGGCGAACCGTTGCTGCATCTGGATGGAAATAAAAAGAATGCATTACTTTCTGAGCTCTGCTACAACAATATTGCACGGCGAATCACAGGTGAGGAAGTGCCTCTGTTAAATTACATAAAACAGGGCAGTATTTTTTCGAAGATATTTTTTAAAAAGAAACCTGTGAAAGGAGCGCTGCATGTTTAA
- a CDS encoding cell division topological specificity factor MinE — MFKTHSGNVAKERLKLMMNADHQKLDDATMELIRQEIGCVITKYVVIEPENIEIKVMLKDYKKRE, encoded by the coding sequence ATGTTTAAAACCCATTCCGGAAATGTTGCAAAAGAGCGCTTAAAGCTGATGATGAATGCAGACCATCAAAAACTGGATGATGCCACTATGGAACTGATCCGTCAGGAGATAGGCTGTGTTATCACGAAATATGTGGTTATAGAGCCGGAGAACATTGAGATTAAAGTAATGTTAAAGGATTACAAGAAAAGAGAGTAG
- the miaA gene encoding tRNA (adenosine(37)-N6)-dimethylallyltransferase MiaA, protein MQQKPMIILTGPTAVGKSALSVELAKKINGAVISADSMQVYRHMDIGSAKITPEEMQGVTHYMIDELEPDEEFHVVRFVTMAKEYLKEIYADGKIPIIAGGTGFYIQALLYDIDFTEQQCDETYRRQLEDLAREHGAEYLHGILREVDPASAEAIHANNIKRVIRALEFYQLSGKKISEHNETERQKQSPYNFAYFVLTDERAKLYERIDRRVDAMIEAGLVEEVKKLKSKGCSREMVSMQGLGYKEILAYLDGGCTLEEAVYIIKRETRHFAKRQLTWFKRERDVIWLDKQAFGYDDAAILTDMISILEEKEIISHE, encoded by the coding sequence ATGCAGCAAAAACCAATGATTATTCTGACCGGTCCGACCGCGGTGGGGAAAAGTGCCCTCTCGGTGGAACTGGCAAAAAAAATAAATGGAGCGGTGATCTCTGCGGATTCTATGCAGGTCTACCGCCATATGGATATCGGTTCTGCCAAGATCACACCGGAGGAGATGCAGGGTGTTACGCATTATATGATCGATGAGCTAGAGCCGGACGAAGAATTTCACGTTGTGCGTTTTGTCACGATGGCAAAAGAATATTTAAAAGAAATCTATGCGGATGGAAAAATCCCGATCATAGCCGGGGGCACCGGATTTTACATTCAGGCACTTTTGTATGATATTGATTTTACAGAGCAGCAGTGTGATGAGACTTACCGCAGGCAGTTAGAGGATCTTGCCAGAGAACATGGCGCAGAATATCTGCACGGAATACTGCGCGAAGTGGATCCGGCTTCCGCCGAAGCGATCCATGCCAATAATATCAAACGTGTGATAAGGGCGTTAGAATTTTATCAGTTGTCCGGCAAAAAAATATCTGAGCACAACGAAACGGAACGACAAAAACAGTCTCCATACAATTTTGCCTATTTTGTACTCACGGATGAGCGTGCAAAATTGTACGAACGCATTGACAGACGCGTGGATGCAATGATAGAAGCCGGACTTGTGGAGGAAGTAAAAAAATTAAAATCCAAGGGCTGCAGCCGGGAGATGGTTTCCATGCAGGGGCTCGGCTACAAGGAGATCCTTGCATATTTAGACGGCGGGTGTACCTTAGAGGAAGCTGTCTATATCATCAAGCGTGAGACGCGCCACTTTGCAAAACGCCAGTTGACATGGTTTAAGAGAGAGCGGGATGTGATCTGGCTCGACAAGCAGGCATTTGGCTATGATGATGCAGCGATTTTAACAGATATGATATCAATTTTAGAAGAAAAGGAAATAATCAGTCATGAATAA
- the radC gene encoding RadC family protein, whose translation MNKITTVKELPDSEKPYEKFLTYGPEYLSDAELLAVIIRSGTSGLKSVEVAQNLLNDGHRNLLNLYDIPFEKMQKIRGIGPIKAIQLKCIAELSKRIAQTKSAPNVCMTNPRTIADYYMEHLRHENKEHLIVCMFDNKCHMKGDKLLSVGSANETIVSPREVFETAINCHAAHLILVHNHPSGIPEPSHADDVVTKRILNCGQLMGIPLSDHVIIGDHSYFSYRENNRIVV comes from the coding sequence ATGAACAAAATTACTACGGTAAAAGAATTGCCGGATTCGGAAAAACCATATGAAAAGTTTCTTACATATGGCCCGGAATACTTAAGTGATGCAGAGCTGTTAGCAGTGATTATCCGTTCAGGGACAAGCGGTCTGAAGTCTGTGGAAGTTGCGCAGAATCTGTTAAATGACGGTCATCGCAATTTATTAAACCTCTATGACATTCCGTTTGAAAAGATGCAGAAAATACGTGGAATTGGTCCCATAAAGGCAATCCAGTTAAAATGTATTGCGGAATTATCAAAGCGGATTGCACAGACAAAATCAGCACCAAACGTATGCATGACTAATCCGAGAACCATCGCAGATTACTATATGGAGCATCTGCGCCACGAGAACAAAGAACATCTGATCGTCTGTATGTTCGACAACAAATGCCACATGAAAGGTGATAAACTGCTTTCTGTCGGCAGTGCAAACGAGACGATTGTTTCGCCGCGTGAGGTTTTTGAAACAGCAATCAACTGTCATGCAGCACATCTTATCTTAGTCCATAATCATCCGAGCGGTATACCGGAACCATCCCATGCAGATGATGTCGTTACAAAACGGATTTTAAACTGCGGACAGTTGATGGGCATTCCGCTTTCCGACCATGTTATTATCGGAGATCATTCTTACTTTAGTTACAGAGAAAATAACAGGATCGTGGTTTAA
- a CDS encoding methionine gamma-lyase family protein, translating to MNKWMEEQYEALGISREVYEFGEKIEDSLKERFAAIDATAEYNQLKVIKAMQDNRVSAECFNMSSGYGYNDLGRDTLEKVYASCFKGEDALVRPQITCGTHALALALMSNLRPGDELLSPVGKPYDTLEEVIGIRPSKGSLAEYGVSYRQVDLLPDGSFDFEHIKEAINERTKLVTIQRSKGYATRPTLSVARIGELISYIKGIKPDVICMVDNCYGEFVEEQEPLEVGADMIVGSLIKNPGGGLAPIGGYIVGKKECVENAAYRLTSPGLGKEVGASLGVIQSFYQGFFLAPTVVSGALKGAIFAANIYEKLGFEVVPNGSESRHDIIQAVAFHNPDALIAFCEGIQAAAPVDSYVTPEPWAMPGYDSDVIMAAGAFVQGSSIELSADGPIKPPYAVYFQGGLTWYHAKLGILKSLQKLKERKLVDLDLL from the coding sequence ATGAATAAGTGGATGGAAGAACAATACGAAGCCCTTGGTATTTCAAGAGAAGTATATGAATTTGGAGAAAAAATCGAAGATTCCTTAAAAGAACGTTTTGCAGCGATCGATGCTACGGCAGAATACAACCAGTTAAAAGTCATCAAAGCGATGCAGGACAACCGTGTGAGTGCAGAGTGCTTTAATATGTCATCAGGATACGGCTACAACGACCTCGGACGTGACACATTAGAAAAAGTATATGCATCCTGCTTTAAAGGAGAAGATGCTTTAGTACGTCCGCAGATTACCTGCGGCACACACGCTTTAGCACTTGCTTTAATGTCAAACCTTCGTCCGGGAGATGAACTTTTATCCCCGGTCGGAAAACCATATGACACCTTAGAGGAAGTGATCGGCATCCGTCCGTCAAAGGGATCTCTGGCAGAATACGGCGTGTCTTACCGTCAGGTGGATCTTCTGCCGGACGGAAGTTTTGATTTTGAACATATCAAAGAGGCGATCAATGAGCGGACAAAACTCGTGACGATCCAGCGCTCCAAAGGGTATGCAACCAGACCAACCCTGTCCGTGGCACGTATTGGAGAGCTGATCTCCTACATCAAAGGCATCAAACCGGATGTCATCTGTATGGTAGATAACTGTTACGGTGAATTTGTTGAAGAGCAGGAACCGCTTGAAGTCGGAGCGGACATGATCGTTGGTTCTCTGATTAAAAACCCGGGCGGCGGACTTGCGCCGATTGGCGGATATATCGTCGGGAAAAAAGAATGTGTCGAAAATGCTGCTTACCGTCTGACCTCTCCGGGACTCGGAAAAGAAGTCGGTGCATCCTTAGGTGTCATCCAGTCTTTTTATCAGGGATTTTTCCTTGCACCGACCGTGGTGAGCGGCGCATTAAAGGGTGCGATCTTCGCGGCAAATATTTACGAAAAACTTGGATTTGAGGTTGTTCCGAACGGAAGTGAGAGCCGTCACGATATCATTCAGGCGGTCGCATTCCACAATCCGGATGCACTGATTGCATTCTGTGAGGGAATTCAGGCGGCGGCACCGGTCGACAGCTATGTAACGCCGGAACCGTGGGCAATGCCGGGCTATGACAGCGATGTCATCATGGCGGCAGGTGCTTTTGTACAGGGATCATCCATTGAGCTGAGTGCAGACGGTCCGATCAAGCCTCCATATGCCGTTTATTTCCAGGGCGGACTGACCTGGTATCACGCAAAACTGGGCATTCTGAAATCTTTACAAAAACTTAAGGAACGAAAACTTGTCGACCTTGACTTGTTATGA